The Mytilus galloprovincialis chromosome 4, xbMytGall1.hap1.1, whole genome shotgun sequence genome contains a region encoding:
- the LOC143072253 gene encoding ras-related protein Rab-28-like, producing the protein MSDSEDEAPDKQLKIVIMGDGASGKTSLATRYAQEQFGRQYKQTVGIDFFLKRIVLPGNVHVALQVWDIGGQTLGGKMLENYIFGSHGIVLVYDITSYASFENLDDWYSSLKKVFGKETKLPHVALVGNKIDLEHMRTVKIDKHQKFAQEKGMSSHFVSAKTGDSVSLCFQRVAADILGIKLTKPEVEQHQKVIKAEIVQYKNEASAKPVTNKPQKSSLCSLQ; encoded by the exons ATGTCGGACTCAGAAGATGAAGCACCAGACAAACAGCTCAAAATTGTTATTATGGGAGATGGTGCTTCAGGAAAG ACATCACTTGCTACTAGATATGCACAAGAACAGTTTGGAAGGCAGTATAAACAGACAGTTGGAATTGACTTTTTCCTGAAAAGAATAGTTTTACCAG GAAATGTTCATGTAGCTTTACAAGTATGGGATATAGGTGGACAGACATTAGGTGGTAAAATGTTAGAAAACTACATATTTGGATCACAC GGTATCGTGTTAGTTTATGATATTACAAGTTATGCAAGCTTTGAAAATTTAGATGATTGGTATTCATCTCTAAAAAAAGTATTTGGGAAAGAAACAAAATTGCCTCATGTAGCTTTAGTTGGAAATAAAA TTGATTTAGAACACATGAGAACTGTGAAAATAGATAAGCATCAAAAGTTTGCTCAGGAAAAAGGAATGTCAAGTCATTTTGTCTCAGCTAAAACTGGTGATTCT GTGTCACTATGTTTCCAACGAGTAGCAGCAGACATTCTTGGTATAAAACTGACTAAGCCTGAAGTGGAACAACATCAGAAAGTGATCAAGGCAGAAAttgtacaatataagaacgaagcTTCGGCTAAACCTGTCACAAATAAACCGCAGAAAAGTTCTCTATGTTCGCTACAATAA